In the genome of Amphiura filiformis chromosome 4, Afil_fr2py, whole genome shotgun sequence, one region contains:
- the LOC140150000 gene encoding piggyBac transposable element-derived protein 4-like yields the protein MVEWTNSNLAVKGKRLTSIDEINAWLGIVLVMGVVNLNNRIDYWSTNLGLRNMLISRTMSLGRFELLSSNLGCCARINNPDLWPTRTSKQRQHQYNKRKKYPTYPVKPVWDEVLNNCKTKFLAKQDLAIDEAMIAYKGFKSFVHKVFMPMKPTRVGFKAYSLAESESGFMLNFFLHQPSKTPQKMADIAYRVVEPFLNLYHHM from the coding sequence ATGGTTGAGTGGACGAATTCCAACTTGGCAGTTAAAGGGAAGCGCCTGACCAGCATCGACGAAATAAACGCATGGCTGGGAATAGTGTTGGTGATGGGCGTGGTCAATTTAAATAACCGCATAGACTACTGGTCAACCAACCTTGGACTGCGAAACATGCTGATAAGTCGGACCATGTCACTAGGTCGATTCGAGCTCCTCTCCAGTAACTTGGGATGTTGCGCTAGGATTAACAATCCTGACCTTTGGCCAACCCGCACATCTAAGCAGAGGCAGCACCAGTATAACAAGAGAAAGAAATATCCCACCTACCCAGTGAAGCCAGTATGGGATGAAGTGCTCAACAATTGTAAGACCAAATTCCTCGCCAAGCAAGATCTGGCTATTGATGAGGCGATGATAGCATACAAAGGCTTCAAGAGTTTTGTTCACAAAGTGTTTATGCCCATGAAACCTACCAGGGTAGGCTTCAAAGCATATTCACTTGCAGAAAGCGAAAGTGGCTTCATGCTTAATTTCTTTCTCCATCAGCCATCAAAAACACCACAGAAGATGGCAGATATCGCCTACAGGGTAGTGGAGCCATTTCTAAACCTCTATCATCATATGTAA